The DNA region AACAAGTGGATTGATTTTCTTAGGATCTCCGCCTAAACGATGAACCGCTTGACGCAAAGCAGCAAGATCGACCACCACTGGCACACCTGTAAAATCTTGCAACAAAATACGTGCTGGCATGAAGGGAATTTCTTGTGATTGGTCAGGAGCCTGCGCATTCCAATTTGCGATTTGTTTCACATGCTCTTGCGTAATGATGTAGTCATCGAGTTTCCTAAGTACACTTTCAAGTAAAATCTTTATAGAAATAGGAAGGCGTGAAATCTTTGCTATATTTAGTTCTTCTAAGCGATCTAACCGATAATAATTGTATTGCTTACCATTGGCTGAAAGCACCGAACGCGTGCCAAATGGATCACTATGTTTTGCCATTTCGTTCAACCTCACTCCATATATAAGACAGGTTAGCTACCACTATAAATAATGCTAAGAGGTGCACCCGCTCCTCTACATAAACTCGGCGATCAATCCGCATGCTATGAGGTAGAGGTACCCAAAGCTTTTCATCTTCAGATTATACCACATTTATGAAGGGGGGCAGCAAACGCGATGGAGATAAATCGCGATGATTCATCACAAGCAGTAGAAAGTACATCTATGCAACCAGTGCATGAAGATATCACAGAAGGTATCGATCGAATGGCCGACGAGGGCGGTGGTGTGGTTGATCAAAACTTTCCTATTGGTGCCCCCATATTGAGAAACAACCTCGTTCGTCCATGTTCGCCAGACTGATGCAGTTTGGCACCAGAAAGAGAGGGGGATAAACTCCCCGCTCTTTCTACTATCTCATCACACAAACAACAATAATCATATGTTATTTGGTTTTTTAAACATAGAAAGAAATTTTTGTACCAAAAATGGATCCCCTTGAATTTTAATTTTCCCAGTCATAAATGCAGATACTGGATTTCCTTGTCCCAAGGCTATTTTTACAAACTCTTTTGCAGCCATGGTCACTGTCGCGTTTGCTCCATCTTGAAGACCTTCGTCAACAGATAATTCATTGTTATGTACGCGCAGTGTCCATGTGCCACCTCCATCACCTTGCAATACATACACAACTGTAGCCTCTATATTTTTCGCTGCATCTTGCACAAAATTTTCCTTCATACCTGCAAAAATTTCTTGTGCTGTGACTTCTGCCATCCAACTTCCTCCTTGAAGTACACTCATTGTCTATGAATAAGCTGTCCATATGATCAAAGCATATGCATCATATGATTGGAGATACTAACTAGAGCTTGCTATTTCTTTTTTATGATCACATAAAATTGATGCCTTGAATTTTTTGGGGGGCTTACTGCATGTCCTTAACCGTCGGAATTCTTGGCGTTCCGCTAAGTGTTCTCTTACCTACAGATGCATCAAAACCATTAGAGCAATTGAATGAAACACCACAGGCGTTACGAAACGCAGGGCTACTTGAAGTGATTCGAGAAACAGGTGCAATTGTAAAAGATTTTGGCGATCTCACACTTTCTTACCCTAAAAATGCCAAAACTTTTCCAGAACTCGAGTCAACTTATGCTATCATTGAAACACAAACTGAACATGCAGCACGTCAGTGTGATTTTTTACTAGTATTAGGCGGTGGATGTACCCTAGCATCTGGTACTATGCGTGGACTTACCCACTTGTATCATGATTTACAACTTTTATGGTTTGATAGTCACGCAGATTTCGAAAATCAGCAAACTACCGTTTCACATTATCTTGGAGGGATGTCACTCTCACATGTTGTTGGAGCTGCAGGTGATCCAGCGATTCTTGATGGAAAACAAGTTACTTTATTGTCAGGGCGAGGTGCCAATTGGACAGAAATCATGTCTATGCGCTCATATGGTATTACCCATTGTCAACCTGAGAATATTCAACATTGGATTGAAAATGACCTAGTAGAAGGTAACTTGTACATTCACTTGGATGTCGACGTCTTAGACCTAACCTCTATGCCAGCTGTCGATATTGCTTATCCACCAGGGATTACAAAAGAACAACTAAACATGGCACTACAAACAATCGCCACAAAAAAGACGCTGCGCGGACTTGAAATGACCGTTTATAATCCATACCGCGATCCTCATGGCATAGGGTATGAAACCATAAAAGAACTTTTAACTACGTGCATTCAAACCCTTGTGCAACAATCGTCTCAAAGATCATGATACCTATAGAGACCCACCGATTAATGAGTACTATAATCGATGGGTCTCTTTTTACTTGTGCGGACCAATTAACCAACTTTTCGGGATCATTTCGTCGCCTACTCGATACACATCATCGCGGCCATCAATGGTATGCATGATTTGTTCGCCCGTCTCGTTTGCATGATGAACGAGAGCAGCTACTCGATCATATCCAAGACTTGGTACAAGAACTGTAGCTATCGAAGCATTATGCAATAGTAACTCTTCACAACGCTCCTTCGAAACAGTGATTCCATCTACAAGTCGCATAGAAAAATTAGTCACTGCACGAGCAAGAATGTCTGCAGAATCTAGCATTCGGTCAGCCAAAAGCGGCCACATCGTGTGCAATTCGAAATTGCTTGATTGCGCAGCAATAGCCACCGTCGCATCATTGCCAATCACTTGTACACAAACCATGATCAAAGACTCGGCAATGACCGGATTGATCTTACCTGGCATAATTGAACTACCTGGCTGCACAGCCGGCAAGTGAAGTTCACCAATGCCTGCTTTTGGACCAGAAGCCATCCAACGAATATCATTTGCAATTTTCATCAGCACAGTAGCAGTCTGGCGAAATGCTCCCGATGCATCAAGTACACTATCAGGACTTGCCTGTGCTGCGACGTGATTGCCAGATTCTGATAATTGCATGCCACTTTGCTTTGCAATATGGGCGATTGCATGTTGTGCAAAATCAGGATGTGTATTGACCCCTGTTCCCACTGCCGTTCCACCAAGTGCAAGCGAACCTAATTCTTTCGCAGCCCGTGTACAGCGACGAATAGATTCTTCTACCTGCCACGCATACGCTGCAAACTCTTGACCAACAGAAATGGGAACGGCATCTTGAAGATGGGTTCGCCCCGACTTCAAGATGTCATGAAATAACACTGCTTTAGCAGATAACGCGGTCTTTAATTGCTGCAATGCAGGTACAACATGTTGTTCGATTTGATATTTCACTGCCAAATGAGTCGCTGTAGGTATCACATCGTTACTCGACTGTCCCATATTGACATGATCATTTGGGTGTATCTGTTCATCGCTCGCTAAGCGGGCGATATGTGCAATCACTTCATTCGCGTTCATGTTAGTACTGGTACCTGAACCAGTTTGAAATACATCCACTACAAATTGTTGATCATGTTCGCCATTCAAAACCTGCTTCGCGGCATCTATAATCGCTGTTGCAACTTCTTCACTCAATAATCCAAGATCTGCATTTGTCTGTGCAGCAGCTATCTTAATCCAACCCAGTGCTTGAATAAAAGATCTTGGCAACGTTTTACCACTTATCGGAAAGTTGGCTACAGCTCGTGCAGTAGATGCTCCATATAACGCATCTACTGGCACCTTCATTTCACCCATGGAGTCCTTTTCTATGCGATATTCCACACTTGTTACACCTCCTTTGGGGTATGGGCCATCATCCAGTCACGCAACCAATACGCGCTTGCTTTTGGTATTCTCCTCATCGATTCATAATCGACATACACAAGTCCAAAGCGTTTACTGTACCCATACGCCCATTCAAAGTTGTCAAGCAGTGACCACACATAGTATCCCCTGACATCTACTCCTTGTTCCATTGCATCCATACATGCTTGTAGGTGTCCCTCAATAAAAGCAATGCGCTTGGGATCGTTCACTTGATTAGAAACGACTTCATCAGCAAATGCTGCTCCATTTTCTGTTATATAGATGGGGATTTGAGGATAATCTTGATGGATCCGCACTAACAACTCACGTAATCCCTGAGGATCGATTGTCCATCCCATATCAGTTAACGGTTCACTCGGTGGCAACACATCAGGCAATAAAGGATGCATCCCTTCCTGAACAATCGTTGGAAAGTAATAGTTCACACCAAGAAAATCAAGTGACTGTTTCGACATAACCAAGAGATCCTCGTCACGTATAAAGGATAAATCCATGATTTCGCCATATAGACTCAGTATTTCTGGTGAGTATTTCCCTTTGCACGCTGCATCGAGAAAGAATTGATTACTTATGCGATCGTAGCCCTTTGCAATATCCAGTTCTGAAGGCGATGCCGGGTAGACTGGAGATAAATTGAGTGCAACTCCTATCTCCACTGGCATCGCTAATGCTCGAATTGCCTCTGCCGCATAAGCATGTGCTGCCATAAAGTGATGTGCGACATGTAGCGTTTCTGTCAAATCAGAGTGGCCTGGTGCATGTTGACCTGTTAA from Sulfoacidibacillus ferrooxidans includes:
- a CDS encoding class II fumarate hydratase, producing MEYRIEKDSMGEMKVPVDALYGASTARAVANFPISGKTLPRSFIQALGWIKIAAAQTNADLGLLSEEVATAIIDAAKQVLNGEHDQQFVVDVFQTGSGTSTNMNANEVIAHIARLASDEQIHPNDHVNMGQSSNDVIPTATHLAVKYQIEQHVVPALQQLKTALSAKAVLFHDILKSGRTHLQDAVPISVGQEFAAYAWQVEESIRRCTRAAKELGSLALGGTAVGTGVNTHPDFAQHAIAHIAKQSGMQLSESGNHVAAQASPDSVLDASGAFRQTATVLMKIANDIRWMASGPKAGIGELHLPAVQPGSSIMPGKINPVIAESLIMVCVQVIGNDATVAIAAQSSNFELHTMWPLLADRMLDSADILARAVTNFSMRLVDGITVSKERCEELLLHNASIATVLVPSLGYDRVAALVHHANETGEQIMHTIDGRDDVYRVGDEMIPKSWLIGPHK
- a CDS encoding SCP2 sterol-binding domain-containing protein, whose amino-acid sequence is MAEVTAQEIFAGMKENFVQDAAKNIEATVVYVLQGDGGGTWTLRVHNNELSVDEGLQDGANATVTMAAKEFVKIALGQGNPVSAFMTGKIKIQGDPFLVQKFLSMFKKPNNI
- a CDS encoding arginase family protein — protein: MSLTVGILGVPLSVLLPTDASKPLEQLNETPQALRNAGLLEVIRETGAIVKDFGDLTLSYPKNAKTFPELESTYAIIETQTEHAARQCDFLLVLGGGCTLASGTMRGLTHLYHDLQLLWFDSHADFENQQTTVSHYLGGMSLSHVVGAAGDPAILDGKQVTLLSGRGANWTEIMSMRSYGITHCQPENIQHWIENDLVEGNLYIHLDVDVLDLTSMPAVDIAYPPGITKEQLNMALQTIATKKTLRGLEMTVYNPYRDPHGIGYETIKELLTTCIQTLVQQSSQRS
- a CDS encoding GH1 family beta-glucosidase, whose translation is MSKQFLRNFVIGAATAAYQVEGATREDGRLPSIWDVFSHTPGKTFEGHTGDRACDQYHLFRDDIRLMKDLGLSSYRFSVSWSRIFPTGKGAFNQKGMDYYRRLVDELLAHDIRPLVTLYHWDLPQALEEQGGWLNRDTLSYFASYAETVVRQFEGAATRFITINEPSVAAYEGYLTGQHAPGHSDLTETLHVAHHFMAAHAYAAEAIRALAMPVEIGVALNLSPVYPASPSELDIAKGYDRISNQFFLDAACKGKYSPEILSLYGEIMDLSFIRDEDLLVMSKQSLDFLGVNYYFPTIVQEGMHPLLPDVLPPSEPLTDMGWTIDPQGLRELLVRIHQDYPQIPIYITENGAAFADEVVSNQVNDPKRIAFIEGHLQACMDAMEQGVDVRGYYVWSLLDNFEWAYGYSKRFGLVYVDYESMRRIPKASAYWLRDWMMAHTPKEV